One segment of Bacillus horti DNA contains the following:
- a CDS encoding isoprenylcysteine carboxyl methyltransferase family protein, with product MIFWIIIALIVLQRLMELRIAKGNEVWIKEQGGYEVGQKHYPFIVALHVLFFISLIIEASISSFSLGSGWPLLLVIFIVTQALRVWSIVSLGRFWNTKIMILPQAHVQRRGPYRWLKHPNYVIVAIELLVIPLLFGAFVTAVVFTILNAILIGLVRIPAEEKALREATDYSEVFTK from the coding sequence ATGATCTTTTGGATAATCATTGCTCTTATTGTTCTGCAGCGGCTTATGGAGCTTAGAATTGCCAAGGGTAATGAGGTATGGATTAAAGAGCAGGGAGGCTATGAGGTTGGTCAAAAGCACTATCCTTTTATCGTTGCTCTGCATGTTCTATTCTTCATTAGCTTAATCATTGAAGCGAGTATATCGTCCTTTTCATTAGGCTCAGGCTGGCCGCTTTTACTGGTTATTTTCATTGTGACACAGGCTCTTAGAGTATGGAGCATCGTTTCCTTAGGAAGGTTTTGGAACACAAAGATTATGATATTACCCCAAGCCCATGTTCAAAGGAGAGGACCATATCGCTGGCTTAAGCATCCGAACTATGTGATCGTGGCGATTGAGCTCCTAGTGATTCCGTTACTATTTGGAGCTTTTGTAACGGCTGTTGTGTTCACTATACTTAACGCTATATTAATAGGGCTAGTTCGCATTCCTGCAGAGGAAAAGGCGCTTAGAGAAGCTACTGATTATAGTGAGGTTTTTACAAAATAA
- a CDS encoding ABC transporter substrate-binding protein — protein sequence MKKTKRLISLVLVATFMLTLLAGCFSNESDADAGPQVLRILGGWGEDNYIRQQWTDHFEIANPNIEIDFTPLYEPHNPNQGEEVEQEDPRERIKRLLTEGTPPDVIMLDSDISMLSYLVDEGLVQPLDTFMDNSDFDVNSLVPAIREGIRAAGDGTSLYALAPMFQSTALFYNKDLFQQYNVPFPTDNMTWPQIIDLAKQFPLGDSEDQVYGLWSNYGDASIYEFITSYAAPLGLSLIDDTGENVVVNTPDWEQALSEYTGMYIDGVMSRPPQSESGEWNDDMMNYYEAFYRGKAAMSISQSYELSNLSNRRMYDTEAEHFDWDVVTVPTHASAPGVGGGVSFNGLMAINRNSSNANLAWSFIEFNNSESMLKIRSRNDYSFVSVAEYNQNSTDGPANIEAFFALTPAPDTYQSMMRSNSERVWQVFNVADQEMRAVINGDKTVQEAIEEIQTKGQEALDSEEPLEPPTIGF from the coding sequence TTGAAAAAGACAAAAAGGTTAATTAGTTTAGTTTTAGTGGCCACTTTTATGCTAACTTTGCTAGCAGGTTGTTTTTCAAATGAAAGTGATGCCGATGCAGGACCACAGGTTCTTCGGATTTTAGGAGGATGGGGAGAAGATAACTATATAAGACAGCAGTGGACCGATCATTTTGAGATCGCTAATCCTAATATTGAAATTGATTTTACTCCTTTGTATGAGCCTCATAACCCAAATCAAGGGGAAGAGGTGGAGCAAGAGGATCCACGTGAAAGAATTAAGCGTCTCCTAACAGAAGGAACTCCACCAGATGTTATCATGCTAGACTCGGATATTTCCATGCTTTCTTATCTAGTTGATGAAGGTCTTGTACAGCCTTTGGACACTTTTATGGATAATAGTGATTTTGATGTAAATAGCCTGGTTCCAGCTATTAGGGAAGGGATTCGTGCAGCAGGGGATGGAACAAGTCTTTATGCTTTAGCTCCAATGTTTCAATCAACAGCCCTGTTCTACAATAAAGATTTATTTCAGCAGTACAATGTACCATTCCCGACGGATAATATGACCTGGCCACAAATTATTGATCTTGCGAAGCAGTTTCCTTTAGGGGATAGCGAAGATCAAGTGTATGGACTTTGGAGTAACTATGGTGACGCTAGTATTTATGAGTTTATAACCAGTTATGCTGCACCACTAGGGCTTTCTCTTATTGATGATACTGGTGAAAATGTAGTAGTGAACACACCAGATTGGGAGCAGGCTTTATCTGAGTATACAGGTATGTATATAGATGGTGTTATGTCACGGCCACCACAGTCTGAAAGTGGCGAGTGGAACGACGATATGATGAATTATTATGAGGCCTTTTATCGTGGAAAAGCAGCCATGTCTATCTCTCAAAGCTATGAGCTATCTAACTTGTCTAACAGAAGAATGTATGACACAGAAGCAGAGCATTTTGATTGGGATGTGGTAACCGTTCCTACACATGCATCAGCTCCTGGGGTTGGTGGCGGAGTTAGCTTTAATGGATTAATGGCCATTAACAGAAATTCTTCGAATGCTAACTTGGCTTGGAGTTTTATTGAATTTAACAATAGTGAATCAATGCTAAAGATTAGATCACGTAATGATTATAGTTTTGTTTCTGTTGCGGAATACAATCAGAACTCCACGGATGGACCAGCAAATATTGAAGCGTTTTTCGCTTTAACACCAGCTCCGGATACGTATCAGTCTATGATGAGATCAAATTCCGAAAGAGTTTGGCAGGTATTTAACGTTGCTGATCAAGAGATGAGAGCTGTGATTAACGGTGATAAGACAGTACAAGAAGCTATAGAGGAAATACAAACAAAAGGTCAGGAAGCCCTTGACTCAGAAGAACCACTAGAACCACCAACGATAGGCTTTTAA
- a CDS encoding ABC transporter permease: MQILKLLYRKMWNNKWLTLSLLTGLIISVALSTSIPIYTDGALKRLLDREIRDETTGLSAGAIVSRYQAVSGAPTNLEQYEAVNEFYREEIKDYFNLGIRESVQMAGLRPSQLQPVDTERINPNIRRQVSLDSYTNFADHITMVDGEVFSSTVNGGVIEAIITQQGLYDLEMRVGDEFLIQNHGGSAQPLTVRIVGAYEPNLEQTNYWYMGLSTLNTALIVHEDVIQDYVLRERQIPLGHASWYLDFNVAELTMSKASDAMNKLESLEVRSNQLLPYTQVVVTFSNLLKEYRNQGTQLQLLLFTLAAPIIVLVLYYVVMTSKQALDRQKGEIALLRSRGGSANQIFWIYLLEGLLLGGIAMLIGPFLGLTMARVIGASDGFLLFVNRQPLELNLTLTIYIYGLIAVFIALLATIIPALSAARSSIVSFKQQSARSTKKPIWQRFFLDFALLGVAGYGWYMFNERQITLVSTGLSSDQLAVHPLLFFVPSIFLFACGMILIRVFPLLMALFSKVGKRFGSVPLHITLMQVSRSSTQYNAIMLLLILTIGLGIYSSSAARTIDANNKDQMLYQYGTDVVMQGIWEQHIERPTTPPTGPPSPPGPGGPPGGGGGNPGGSGGGEQNVNATYVEPPFQIFNELPGVKHAARVYTQRGAASVGSKNLGNSMIMGIDVQDFAEVGWFKRTTLPAHQNVYLNALGQEESAVIVSQQAAERHGLSPGDSVRLTINRTSVDFVIVAVIPYWPSLYPQEMPFFIGNLNYFQDMAPLAPYEVWMSVEEGTRTSDLIEILAENNIYLAYAEDVNNEIIIQGQHPSNAGLSGILSLGFLVASAVSLAGFVLYWFFALQNRIVQFGVLRAMGISKKQLLSMLFAEQIMTAGFAVVIGVAFGQITSKLFLPFLQIGQDVSRQAPPFQVVVEQSDLNRLYVVILCMILIGLGLLVFRISQLKVHQAVKLGEER, encoded by the coding sequence ATGCAAATTTTAAAACTTCTGTATCGTAAGATGTGGAACAACAAATGGCTTACTCTCAGCTTACTAACTGGATTAATCATTTCTGTTGCTTTATCTACGAGTATACCCATCTATACAGATGGTGCACTAAAAAGACTTTTAGATAGAGAAATAAGAGATGAAACAACTGGTCTTTCCGCCGGGGCCATAGTAAGCCGTTATCAAGCTGTTTCAGGTGCTCCGACGAATCTTGAGCAATATGAAGCAGTCAATGAATTTTATCGCGAGGAAATTAAGGATTATTTTAATTTAGGTATTCGAGAAAGTGTCCAAATGGCTGGTTTGCGACCTAGCCAATTACAGCCAGTAGATACGGAACGGATTAATCCGAATATACGGAGACAGGTTTCCTTAGATTCGTATACAAACTTTGCCGATCATATAACTATGGTAGATGGGGAAGTGTTTAGTTCAACCGTCAATGGTGGAGTGATTGAAGCGATCATTACACAGCAAGGCTTGTATGATCTTGAAATGAGGGTGGGAGATGAATTCCTTATCCAAAATCATGGGGGATCGGCACAGCCTTTAACTGTTAGAATTGTTGGAGCTTACGAGCCAAATCTCGAACAGACAAATTACTGGTATATGGGCTTAAGTACATTAAACACAGCCCTTATTGTTCACGAAGATGTTATTCAGGATTACGTTCTGAGGGAGCGTCAAATTCCATTAGGTCATGCCTCCTGGTATCTTGACTTTAATGTTGCTGAGCTAACGATGAGTAAAGCCTCTGATGCCATGAATAAATTAGAGAGCCTAGAAGTACGAAGCAACCAGCTTCTACCTTACACACAGGTCGTAGTCACGTTCTCTAATTTGTTAAAGGAATATCGTAATCAGGGTACACAGCTACAGCTGCTTTTATTTACATTAGCTGCTCCAATTATTGTTTTAGTTCTTTATTATGTTGTTATGACATCGAAACAAGCTTTGGATCGCCAAAAAGGTGAGATTGCCTTATTGCGGAGTCGTGGTGGAAGTGCAAATCAAATTTTTTGGATCTACTTACTTGAAGGATTATTGCTTGGCGGAATAGCCATGCTTATTGGACCGTTCTTAGGCCTAACAATGGCTAGAGTGATTGGTGCATCAGACGGGTTTCTGCTATTTGTGAACAGACAGCCATTAGAATTAAACTTAACTTTGACAATCTACATATATGGTCTAATTGCTGTGTTTATTGCTTTACTAGCAACAATCATTCCTGCCTTATCTGCCGCACGTAGCTCAATAGTAAGCTTCAAGCAGCAGTCGGCCCGTTCGACTAAAAAGCCCATTTGGCAACGCTTTTTCTTAGACTTTGCTTTATTGGGAGTTGCCGGGTATGGCTGGTACATGTTTAATGAAAGGCAAATTACTCTGGTTAGTACGGGCTTAAGCTCAGATCAATTAGCTGTTCATCCACTATTGTTTTTTGTACCTTCCATTTTCCTATTTGCTTGTGGGATGATCCTAATACGTGTATTTCCTTTATTGATGGCCCTATTTTCCAAAGTAGGGAAGAGATTTGGAAGTGTTCCTTTGCATATTACTCTTATGCAGGTATCACGTTCCTCAACTCAATACAATGCGATCATGCTTCTATTGATATTAACGATTGGGCTAGGGATTTATAGCTCTTCTGCTGCAAGAACAATAGATGCAAATAATAAGGATCAGATGCTCTATCAGTATGGAACAGACGTTGTAATGCAGGGAATTTGGGAGCAGCACATTGAGCGCCCTACTACGCCACCAACCGGCCCACCATCTCCACCTGGACCCGGAGGACCGCCTGGAGGTGGGGGAGGTAATCCCGGAGGATCTGGTGGTGGTGAACAGAATGTGAATGCAACGTATGTTGAACCTCCCTTTCAAATCTTTAATGAACTTCCTGGAGTCAAACATGCTGCTCGAGTTTACACACAAAGAGGAGCTGCTTCTGTAGGAAGTAAAAATTTAGGGAATTCCATGATTATGGGTATTGATGTGCAGGATTTTGCCGAGGTGGGGTGGTTTAAACGAACAACGCTTCCAGCTCATCAAAATGTTTACCTAAACGCTTTGGGGCAGGAAGAGTCAGCGGTCATTGTATCTCAGCAAGCGGCAGAGAGGCATGGTTTATCTCCAGGAGATAGTGTAAGGCTGACGATTAATCGGACATCCGTAGATTTTGTTATCGTAGCGGTGATTCCCTATTGGCCTAGCTTATACCCGCAGGAAATGCCGTTTTTCATTGGAAATCTGAATTACTTCCAAGATATGGCGCCATTGGCTCCCTATGAGGTTTGGATGAGCGTAGAAGAAGGAACAAGAACGTCTGACCTTATTGAAATTCTTGCTGAGAATAACATTTATCTTGCGTATGCTGAGGATGTCAACAACGAGATTATTATTCAAGGACAGCATCCAAGCAATGCGGGTCTCTCAGGTATATTAAGCTTAGGATTTTTGGTTGCTTCAGCCGTATCATTGGCCGGCTTTGTTCTTTATTGGTTCTTCGCTTTACAGAATCGTATTGTGCAATTTGGGGTTTTACGAGCCATGGGTATTTCTAAAAAGCAATTACTTTCCATGCTATTCGCCGAACAGATCATGACAGCTGGATTCGCCGTTGTGATTGGGGTCGCTTTTGGGCAAATCACTAGTAAGCTGTTTTTACCGTTTCTTCAAATCGGTCAGGATGTGTCTAGGCAAGCTCCTCCATTCCAGGTTGTTGTTGAACAGAGTGACTTAAATCGTCTATACGTCGTGATTTTATGTATGATTTTAATTGGCTTAGGCTTACTCGTCTTCAGAATTAGTCAGCTGAAGGTTCATCAGGCTGTAAAACTCGGAGAGGAGAGGTAA
- a CDS encoding ABC transporter ATP-binding protein: protein MEDDLKAQEQIKAKDQTVLRAVHIEREFVTGNTTLKALKGVDLSIDAGQLVALKGRSGSGKTTLLNIMGGLDQPTSGQMFFQQQEISALPERERTLLRRAQYGFIFQSFALMPLLSAEENVELSLRMAGVERRFWSDRVAECLDFVGLTGRKKHRPFELSGGEQQRVAIARAIAHKPTLILADEPTAELDTRMGFQVMQLFRELVESEGITICMTTHDPAIMEVVDRVYAMVDGKLIEEAVKKEE from the coding sequence GTGGAAGACGACCTAAAGGCACAGGAGCAGATTAAGGCAAAAGACCAAACAGTTCTTAGAGCCGTACATATTGAAAGAGAATTTGTAACAGGGAATACGACCTTAAAAGCCTTAAAGGGAGTTGACCTTTCTATAGATGCTGGACAATTAGTTGCTTTAAAAGGGAGATCGGGATCTGGTAAAACAACGCTCTTAAATATTATGGGCGGATTAGATCAGCCAACGAGCGGGCAGATGTTTTTTCAGCAGCAGGAGATCAGTGCTCTTCCCGAACGAGAAAGAACGCTACTAAGGCGAGCTCAATACGGTTTTATTTTTCAATCCTTTGCTCTTATGCCTCTGCTTTCAGCAGAGGAAAATGTAGAGCTGAGCCTAAGAATGGCTGGCGTTGAGCGTCGTTTTTGGTCCGATCGAGTGGCAGAGTGCTTGGATTTTGTTGGTTTGACGGGGAGAAAGAAGCACCGTCCCTTTGAACTGAGTGGTGGAGAGCAGCAGCGTGTGGCAATTGCTAGAGCTATAGCCCATAAACCAACTCTTATTCTAGCGGATGAACCGACAGCAGAATTAGATACTAGAATGGGATTTCAAGTCATGCAGTTATTTAGAGAGTTGGTAGAATCAGAAGGAATAACCATATGTATGACCACCCATGACCCAGCAATTATGGAGGTGGTAGATCGTGTATATGCCATGGTCGACGGAAAGCTCATCGAAGAAGCAGTCAAAAAAGAAGAGTAA
- a CDS encoding DEAD/DEAH box helicase, whose translation MGRNRGGFKEFGLKENILKAVDDLYFETPTPIQQETIPLALEGKDVIGQAQTGTGKTAAFVLPMLQKINTDLKDVQGLILTPTRELAIQITSDIEELAKYMDIHAVCLHGGRDIQAQMNKLAGKVHIVVGTPGRVLDHLHRETIHFGRTRVLVLDEADKMLEMGFQEDVETIIATTPRKKQTLLFSATMPDRVKQLAHRFMHQPPHIRIGLKQLTSEKIKQVYYVVNQSDKTEELVKLVQNLSPYLCIIFVNTQKKVDFITDQLLQEGLDAKALHGGLSQNKRERLMNEFRQIKFQYLVCTDIAARGLDVEGVTHVINYDLPSDAESYVHRVGRTGRAGEEGLAISFVSPRQKPMMRKIESVIKQSIEEGILSQSTKSGTKPITNVTQNRKPSVKTIAKSTEKGAQSSASSSSTKERKESSGVSNKKVKPGYKKKLAAAKQREEQKEKRKKIQKKINQQLKNNRRKG comes from the coding sequence ATGGGAAGAAATAGGGGAGGATTTAAGGAGTTCGGATTAAAAGAAAACATTCTAAAGGCTGTTGACGATTTATACTTTGAGACGCCTACTCCAATTCAGCAGGAAACGATTCCGCTTGCTCTAGAGGGCAAGGATGTGATTGGACAAGCTCAAACAGGAACGGGAAAAACGGCGGCTTTTGTACTTCCAATGCTACAAAAGATTAACACTGATCTAAAGGATGTCCAGGGGTTAATTCTCACTCCCACAAGAGAGCTTGCGATTCAGATTACGTCCGATATTGAAGAGCTAGCTAAGTATATGGATATCCATGCGGTTTGCTTACATGGTGGTAGAGATATCCAAGCACAGATGAATAAGCTTGCAGGAAAGGTACACATTGTTGTAGGTACACCTGGACGAGTACTGGATCATTTACATAGAGAGACGATTCATTTTGGAAGAACACGGGTCCTAGTATTAGATGAAGCAGATAAAATGCTTGAAATGGGCTTTCAGGAGGATGTTGAAACAATCATTGCAACTACTCCGAGGAAGAAGCAAACGTTACTCTTTTCAGCGACGATGCCTGATCGAGTAAAGCAGCTAGCCCATCGTTTTATGCATCAGCCGCCACATATTCGCATCGGATTAAAGCAGCTTACATCAGAGAAGATTAAACAGGTTTACTATGTTGTGAACCAGAGTGATAAGACGGAGGAGCTAGTTAAGCTTGTTCAGAATCTAAGCCCGTATTTGTGTATTATTTTTGTGAACACACAAAAGAAAGTGGATTTTATTACGGACCAATTACTACAAGAGGGCTTAGATGCAAAGGCTTTGCATGGTGGACTTTCACAGAACAAGCGCGAGCGCTTAATGAATGAATTTAGACAGATAAAGTTTCAATACTTAGTTTGTACAGATATTGCAGCTAGAGGATTGGACGTTGAAGGAGTAACTCATGTCATCAATTATGATCTTCCTTCTGACGCTGAAAGCTATGTTCACCGAGTTGGTCGTACAGGACGAGCTGGTGAGGAGGGCTTAGCCATATCCTTTGTCTCACCAAGGCAAAAGCCTATGATGAGGAAAATTGAATCAGTTATCAAGCAAAGCATTGAAGAAGGTATCTTATCACAGAGCACTAAATCGGGGACAAAGCCTATAACAAATGTGACTCAGAATAGGAAACCTTCAGTCAAAACGATAGCAAAATCTACAGAAAAAGGTGCTCAAAGCTCAGCATCTTCCTCCTCCACAAAGGAGCGGAAAGAGAGCTCAGGTGTATCCAATAAGAAAGTGAAACCAGGATACAAGAAAAAGCTAGCAGCAGCCAAGCAAAGAGAAGAGCAGAAAGAGAAGAGAAAAAAAATACAGAAAAAGATTAATCAACAGCTGAAGAATAATAGAAGAAAAGGTTAG
- a CDS encoding efflux RND transporter periplasmic adaptor subunit, with amino-acid sequence MPWSTESSSKKQSKKKSNTIKGLTGAMFLSLMLSGCSLFPVEEVDEIVPIVAPPTSTQKPEYEVKRETMEISVRGNGRLMAAREEALYFSESTLPISEINVEVGQEVNAGDVLVRLDTRDLEYQIQNSEFDMKLAELQMIEMLRAEEANDNSIELERATMEFEKQKLAHQQLLEQVQGSTIVAPFSGEVIAVRKKVGDPVEAFQPVIVLADSGDLKVTISSFSRNDLAEIAIGMPATVRISGTNEDLIGEIISLPQEEDEDEENNVNRETYVTIGVDQLPEGLRRGMSLDARVVTLRKENVLTIQGGALRTYNNRHYVQVRDENGRRDVDIEIGLQTPTQIEVISGLEEGQIVIGR; translated from the coding sequence ATGCCATGGTCGACGGAAAGCTCATCGAAGAAGCAGTCAAAAAAGAAGAGTAATACGATAAAAGGGCTTACAGGAGCAATGTTCCTCTCCCTAATGTTATCAGGATGTTCTTTGTTTCCAGTAGAAGAAGTGGATGAAATTGTTCCTATTGTTGCCCCGCCGACGTCTACTCAAAAACCAGAGTATGAGGTTAAGAGAGAGACGATGGAAATTAGTGTACGTGGAAATGGTCGTCTAATGGCTGCAAGGGAGGAAGCTCTGTATTTCTCCGAATCAACTCTACCTATATCAGAGATTAACGTAGAGGTTGGTCAAGAGGTTAATGCGGGTGACGTCCTAGTCCGGTTAGATACACGAGACTTAGAGTATCAAATCCAAAATAGCGAATTTGATATGAAGCTTGCTGAGCTGCAAATGATAGAAATGCTTAGAGCCGAAGAAGCAAATGATAACAGTATAGAGCTAGAAAGAGCTACCATGGAGTTTGAAAAGCAGAAGCTAGCTCATCAGCAGCTTTTAGAGCAGGTTCAAGGTTCTACCATTGTAGCTCCATTCTCTGGAGAAGTCATTGCTGTAAGGAAAAAGGTTGGAGACCCTGTGGAGGCTTTTCAGCCAGTTATTGTTTTAGCAGACTCTGGAGATTTAAAGGTTACTATTTCTTCCTTTAGCCGGAATGACTTAGCTGAAATTGCCATTGGCATGCCGGCAACAGTTAGAATCTCTGGAACGAATGAAGATTTAATTGGGGAAATTATTTCTCTACCTCAGGAAGAGGATGAGGATGAGGAAAATAACGTTAATCGAGAAACGTACGTTACCATTGGAGTTGACCAGCTCCCAGAAGGTCTAAGGAGAGGGATGTCTTTAGATGCTAGAGTGGTGACATTAAGAAAGGAAAATGTATTAACTATTCAAGGTGGTGCCTTAAGAACGTATAACAATAGACATTACGTTCAGGTAAGAGATGAAAATGGAAGACGTGACGTAGACATTGAGATTGGCCTGCAAACCCCAACTCAGATAGAGGTAATATCTGGATTGGAAGAAGGTCAAATCGTGATAGGGAGATAG
- a CDS encoding ABC transporter ATP-binding protein has translation MIQCESLVKIYKVADLEVVALQGLNFNVEQGEMMAIIGNSGSGKSTLLNILGGLDQPSAGQVRVGEWDLLKMSEKDLVEYKRKTVGFVWQNNARNLIPYLTALENVEIPMMLYGKSDRKKAMELLEAVGLKDRMHNKLHQLSGGEQQRVAISIALVNEPQILLADEPTGSVDTKTADTILDIFRRFNKEFGLTVVIVTHDPSLAKKVDRVIAIRDGMTVSEFLRRKEAGDFDQNPDESHEEYVVLDKVGRLQVPRDYLEQLKVGNRVKMEFDGEKITIRAPKE, from the coding sequence ATGATTCAATGTGAAAGCTTAGTGAAAATCTACAAGGTTGCTGATTTAGAGGTTGTAGCGTTACAGGGCTTAAACTTCAACGTTGAACAAGGTGAGATGATGGCGATCATAGGGAATAGTGGAAGTGGTAAATCTACTCTTCTAAATATCCTTGGAGGACTAGATCAGCCTTCAGCCGGTCAGGTACGAGTTGGAGAATGGGACCTGCTAAAAATGTCTGAGAAGGATTTAGTTGAATATAAGCGTAAAACAGTAGGCTTCGTATGGCAAAACAACGCTAGAAACCTGATCCCATATTTAACAGCTCTAGAAAACGTAGAAATTCCGATGATGCTTTATGGCAAATCGGATCGCAAAAAAGCAATGGAGTTATTGGAAGCGGTAGGCTTAAAGGATCGTATGCATAATAAGCTGCATCAGCTTTCAGGAGGGGAGCAGCAGCGTGTAGCGATATCAATCGCTCTCGTAAATGAGCCTCAAATTCTTTTGGCTGATGAGCCTACTGGATCAGTTGATACGAAAACAGCAGATACGATTTTAGATATATTCCGTAGGTTTAATAAAGAGTTTGGTTTAACGGTCGTTATTGTTACCCATGATCCTTCTTTAGCGAAAAAAGTTGATCGAGTCATAGCGATACGTGATGGAATGACGGTTTCTGAGTTTTTACGGAGGAAGGAAGCTGGAGATTTCGATCAAAATCCAGATGAGAGTCATGAGGAATATGTAGTTCTAGATAAGGTTGGGAGATTACAGGTTCCGAGAGACTATCTCGAACAACTAAAGGTTGGTAATCGCGTTAAAATGGAGTTTGATGGTGAAAAAATTACGATACGTGCTCCAAAAGAATAA